A genomic window from Streptomyces sp. NBC_00234 includes:
- a CDS encoding lipase maturation factor family protein — protein sequence MEWFTADGYWLSRLIFQRSLAVLYLVAFLAAALQFRALIGERGMLPVPALLRHTHWRLAPGLFRLHYSDRFFAVVAWAGCAVALALIAGVDAYVPLWAGMLLWALPWVLYLSIVQVGQVWYGFGWESLLLETGFLAVFIGSGDTAPPVLVLWLLRWLLFRVEFGAGLIKIRGDSCWRRLTCLEFHHETQPMPGPLSWFFHRLPKPVHRVEVAANHVTQLLVPFLLFTPQPVASLAAGLMIVTQLWLVLSGNFAWLNWLTITLALSAVDWSRVAGEPPAQSAPPLWYEVVVIAVTVLVVALSYRPARNLLSRRQVMNRSFDPLHLVNTYGAFGSISRVRLEVVVEGTREPVLHEGTRWQEYGFRGKPGDPRRLPRQFAPYHLRLDWMMWFAALSPAYARSWFGPFVERLLENDRDTLRLLRHNPFPDEPPVHVRARVYRYRYTSWRELRETGNWWHRDYVREFMRPASLGPSFAARPRGRGGPH from the coding sequence ATGGAGTGGTTCACCGCAGATGGCTACTGGCTGAGCCGGCTGATCTTCCAGCGCTCGCTCGCCGTCCTCTATCTGGTCGCGTTCCTCGCCGCGGCGCTCCAGTTCCGCGCCCTGATCGGCGAACGCGGGATGCTGCCCGTACCGGCCCTGCTCCGCCACACCCACTGGCGCCTCGCCCCCGGCCTCTTCCGGCTCCACTACTCGGACCGTTTCTTCGCCGTCGTGGCGTGGGCCGGCTGCGCCGTCGCCCTCGCCCTGATCGCGGGAGTGGACGCGTACGTCCCGCTCTGGGCCGGAATGCTTCTGTGGGCGCTGCCCTGGGTGCTGTATCTGTCGATCGTCCAGGTGGGACAGGTCTGGTACGGCTTCGGCTGGGAGTCCCTGCTGCTGGAGACGGGCTTCCTGGCCGTCTTCATCGGCAGCGGCGACACGGCGCCGCCCGTGCTCGTGCTGTGGCTGCTGCGCTGGCTGCTGTTCCGCGTCGAGTTCGGCGCCGGACTCATCAAGATCCGCGGCGACTCCTGCTGGCGACGGCTGACCTGCCTGGAGTTCCATCACGAGACCCAGCCGATGCCGGGCCCGCTGAGCTGGTTCTTCCACCGGCTTCCGAAGCCCGTGCACCGCGTGGAGGTGGCTGCCAACCACGTCACGCAGCTCCTGGTCCCGTTCCTGCTCTTCACCCCGCAGCCGGTGGCCAGCCTGGCCGCCGGACTGATGATCGTCACCCAGCTGTGGCTGGTGCTGTCGGGCAACTTCGCCTGGCTGAACTGGCTCACCATCACGCTCGCCCTGTCGGCCGTCGACTGGTCCCGCGTGGCCGGGGAGCCACCCGCCCAGTCCGCGCCGCCCCTCTGGTACGAGGTGGTGGTCATCGCCGTCACCGTCCTGGTCGTGGCCCTCAGCTACCGCCCGGCCCGCAACCTGCTCTCCCGCCGCCAGGTGATGAACCGGTCCTTCGACCCCCTCCACCTCGTCAACACCTACGGGGCCTTCGGGAGCATCAGCCGGGTACGGCTGGAGGTCGTCGTCGAGGGAACCCGCGAACCGGTGCTCCACGAGGGCACCCGCTGGCAGGAGTACGGCTTCCGCGGCAAGCCAGGCGATCCCCGACGGCTGCCTCGCCAGTTCGCCCCGTACCACCTGCGGCTGGACTGGATGATGTGGTTCGCCGCGCTCTCCCCCGCGTACGCCCGGTCCTGGTTCGGGCCGTTCGTCGAACGGCTGCTGGAGAACGACCGCGACACCCTGCGACTGCTGCGGCACAACCCGTTCCCCGACGAGCCGCCGGTCCACGTGCGCGCCCGCGTCTACCGCTACCGGTACACCTCCTGGCGCGAGCTGCGGGAGACCGGAAACTGGTGGCACCGCGACTACGTGCGCGAGTTCATGCGGCCCGCCTCGCTCGGCCCGTCCTTCGCCGCCCGCCCTCGCGGCCGGGGCGGACCGCACTGA
- a CDS encoding YndJ family protein produces MSVLVNAIVMLGMLVVVPAGLRLMDAPELDRMRRLWPLFACPGAVALWLPRGLPATSLALCYALGAVALALHAPLRAARTRSAHPTEIALYTALVAPSVAALALVAERSGHELFGFELGILALTVPHFHFAGFAAALVAGLLCRVSDTPAGRFAALSVPLGTLLVLVGYFLGDWAELAGAVVLTAGMWSVALLTLRTVRTGGPDRTTRILLVTSAAVLVATMVLALSWALGEATGIAHPTLAWMAATHGLGNALGFALCSVLAWRRLHDRTPPEGRTA; encoded by the coding sequence GTGTCCGTACTGGTGAATGCGATCGTGATGCTGGGCATGCTCGTGGTCGTGCCCGCCGGACTGCGCCTGATGGACGCCCCCGAACTCGACCGGATGAGGCGGCTGTGGCCGCTCTTCGCATGTCCCGGCGCCGTGGCCCTCTGGCTGCCGCGCGGTCTCCCCGCCACCTCGCTCGCCCTCTGTTACGCGCTGGGCGCCGTGGCCCTGGCGCTGCACGCACCGCTGCGCGCAGCGCGTACCCGCAGCGCGCATCCCACGGAGATCGCCCTGTACACCGCCCTGGTGGCGCCCTCGGTCGCCGCGCTCGCTCTGGTCGCCGAGCGCTCGGGGCACGAGCTGTTCGGCTTCGAGCTCGGAATCCTGGCGCTGACCGTGCCGCACTTCCACTTCGCCGGTTTCGCCGCCGCGCTGGTCGCGGGGCTCCTCTGCCGGGTCAGCGACACTCCGGCCGGCCGCTTCGCCGCGCTGAGCGTGCCGCTGGGCACGCTGCTCGTGCTCGTCGGCTACTTCCTCGGGGACTGGGCGGAGCTGGCCGGGGCAGTCGTCCTGACGGCCGGAATGTGGTCCGTCGCCCTGCTGACGCTGCGCACCGTGCGCACCGGCGGCCCGGACCGCACCACCCGGATCCTGCTCGTCACCTCGGCCGCGGTCCTCGTCGCCACCATGGTCCTCGCGCTGAGCTGGGCACTCGGCGAGGCGACCGGCATCGCCCACCCCACCCTGGCCTGGATGGCCGCCACCCACGGTCTCGGCAACGCACTGGGCTTCGCGCTCTGCTCGGTGCTCGCCTGGCGCCGGCTCCACGACCGCACCCCTCCGGAAGGCAGGACCGCATGA
- a CDS encoding DUF1990 family protein, translating into MSTLTYPEVGATLLGPLPDGYHHLHHRTRVGRGTADFEAAGAAVTGWRMHRAAGAGVNATAPRAEAGTGVAISLGIGRLRVTAPCEVVWAVYESERIGFAYGTLDRHPERGEECFVVDLADDGSVWFTVMAFSRPACWYARLAGPLVPPVQRWYARRLGRALRRTVASRRP; encoded by the coding sequence ATGAGCACCCTCACGTACCCCGAGGTCGGCGCCACCCTCCTCGGCCCGCTCCCCGACGGCTACCACCACCTCCACCACCGGACCCGGGTCGGCCGGGGCACGGCGGACTTCGAGGCGGCAGGCGCCGCCGTCACCGGCTGGCGCATGCACCGTGCGGCGGGAGCGGGGGTGAACGCGACGGCACCGCGGGCCGAGGCCGGAACCGGCGTCGCGATCTCCCTGGGCATCGGCCGGCTCCGGGTCACCGCCCCCTGCGAGGTGGTCTGGGCGGTGTACGAGAGCGAGCGCATCGGCTTCGCCTACGGCACCCTGGACCGGCACCCGGAGCGCGGCGAGGAGTGCTTCGTGGTGGACCTCGCCGACGACGGGTCGGTGTGGTTCACGGTCATGGCCTTCTCCCGGCCGGCCTGCTGGTACGCCCGGCTCGCCGGACCGCTCGTCCCGCCGGTCCAGCGGTGGTACGCACGCCGCCTCGGCCGCGCGCTGCGCCGGACGGTCGCCTCCCGCCGGCCCTGA
- a CDS encoding SDR family NAD(P)-dependent oxidoreductase — protein sequence MTVTVDSPEIDPGAGEFGPGIDPERLAVCLSVLDELDTIDVDHPDAIAVRRATAGVYRTVKQRRRQERRAAKTANDKAVTEATATGSAVRIDDETEGILPSSVTEAGQIAGILERPRSCYICKARYVEVDYFYHQLCQKCAAENRAKRDARADLTGKRALLTGGRAKIGMYIALRLLRDGAHTTVTTRFPKDAVRRFKAMEDSADWLHRLEVVGMDLRDPAQAVAVADQVAEQGPLDILINNATQTVRRLPSAYAALIEGESAPLPAGELPAHHVIGAFGSGAVDGLATLPAGISGIDAQQVADLALVAGNASVARHLDGTAIDAGGLVPDVVRTNTWVQTIEQISPVELLETQLCNYTAPFILISKLRPAMADAAKKSASGRAYVVNVSAMEGVFGRGYKGAGHPNTNAAKAAMNMVTRTSAQEMFQTDGILMTSVDTGWITDERPHFDKLRLAEEGFHAPLDLVDGAARVYDPIVRGEGGEDLYGCFLKDYAPGNW from the coding sequence ATGACGGTGACAGTTGACAGCCCGGAGATCGATCCCGGAGCCGGTGAGTTCGGTCCCGGCATCGACCCTGAGCGGCTTGCCGTCTGCCTGAGCGTGCTCGACGAACTCGACACCATCGATGTCGACCACCCGGACGCGATCGCCGTACGCCGTGCCACCGCGGGCGTCTACCGCACGGTGAAGCAGCGCCGCCGCCAGGAGCGCAGGGCCGCCAAGACCGCCAACGACAAGGCGGTCACGGAGGCCACCGCGACCGGCTCCGCCGTGCGCATCGACGACGAGACCGAGGGCATCCTGCCCTCGTCGGTCACCGAGGCGGGCCAGATCGCCGGGATACTCGAGCGCCCGCGCTCCTGCTACATCTGCAAGGCGCGGTACGTGGAGGTCGACTACTTCTACCACCAGCTCTGCCAGAAGTGCGCCGCCGAGAACCGTGCCAAGCGGGACGCCCGCGCCGACCTCACCGGCAAGCGCGCCCTGCTCACCGGTGGCCGCGCCAAGATCGGCATGTACATCGCGCTGCGGCTGCTGCGTGACGGTGCGCACACGACCGTCACCACCCGCTTCCCCAAGGACGCCGTCCGCCGCTTCAAGGCCATGGAGGACTCGGCGGACTGGTTGCACCGCCTGGAGGTGGTCGGCATGGACCTGCGCGACCCCGCACAGGCGGTCGCCGTGGCCGACCAGGTCGCCGAGCAGGGTCCCCTGGACATCCTCATCAACAACGCGACGCAGACCGTGCGCCGCCTGCCCTCCGCCTACGCGGCGCTGATCGAGGGCGAGAGCGCCCCGCTCCCCGCGGGGGAGCTCCCCGCCCACCATGTGATCGGCGCCTTCGGCTCCGGTGCGGTGGACGGTCTGGCCACGCTGCCCGCCGGGATCTCCGGCATCGACGCGCAGCAGGTCGCCGACCTGGCTCTGGTCGCGGGCAACGCCAGCGTCGCCCGGCACCTGGACGGCACCGCCATCGACGCGGGCGGTCTGGTCCCCGACGTCGTCCGCACCAACACCTGGGTGCAGACCATCGAGCAGATCTCCCCGGTGGAGCTGCTCGAAACCCAGCTGTGCAACTACACGGCGCCGTTCATCCTGATCAGCAAGCTCCGCCCGGCGATGGCCGACGCTGCCAAGAAGTCGGCGAGCGGTCGCGCGTACGTCGTCAACGTCTCGGCGATGGAAGGCGTCTTCGGCCGCGGCTACAAGGGCGCGGGGCACCCGAACACGAATGCCGCCAAGGCCGCCATGAACATGGTGACGCGGACCAGCGCCCAGGAGATGTTCCAGACCGACGGCATCCTGATGACCTCGGTCGACACCGGCTGGATCACCGACGAGCGCCCGCACTTCGACAAGCTGCGTCTCGCCGAGGAGGGCTTCCACGCCCCGCTCGACCTGGTCGACGGCGCCGCCCGGGTCTACGACCCGATCGTGCGCGGCGAGGGCGGCGAGGACCTGTACGGCTGCTTCCTCAAGGACTACGCACCCGGGAACTGGTAG